The following are encoded in a window of Choloepus didactylus isolate mChoDid1 chromosome 17, mChoDid1.pri, whole genome shotgun sequence genomic DNA:
- the LOC119512106 gene encoding translation initiation factor IF-2-like — translation MAVYPGGDTNDRFYRALGTQMPTLNGESALREPGHPSPAPRQQWRARPSRLRAHGPGIVLPAPSGPSWKSPARPEARARLRGRNSGHFLRAARYVACHCPAAALLGGGGRAPWDSHQPRPAAARASGSFWRFPAGLPPRPGRPRRLSSSPGPGRPLQAPASPRRAPSPAAADEPRGERAPGSPQRLTLSVKLKLTLAAELGASLSPSVKWGPYQLCLPHSCSPELKGIRLSPESQPSQAMAVCSLSVIPRPRELVTTGS, via the exons ATGGCTGTCTATCCTGGGGGGGACACCAATGACAG GTTTTACCGGGCTCTGGGAACCCAGATGCCGACACTGAATGGCGAGAGCGCTCTCAGGGAACCAGGGCACCCCTCGCCAGCGCCCCGCCAACAGTGGCGCGCGCGCCCTAGCCGGCTCCGGGCGCACGGTCCCGGCATTGTCCTCCCCGCCCCCTCCGGGCCGAGTTGGAAAAGCCCCGCCCGCCCCGAGGCCCGAGCGAGGCTCCGCGGGAGGAATTCCGGCCATTTCCTCCGCGCCGCGAGGTATGTGGCCTGTCACTGCCCGGCCGCCGCGCTGCTCGGAGGTGGGGGCCGGGCGCCGTGGGACAGTCACCAGCCGCGTCCGGCAGCTGCCCGCGCCTCGGGGTCCTTCTGGAGGTTCCCGGCCGGCCTCCCCCCTCGTCCCGGGCGACCCCGCCGCCTTTCCAGCAGCCCCGGGCCTGGGCGGCCCCTCCAGGCTCCGGCCTCGCCCCGCCGCGCCCCCTCCCCGGCGGCCGCGGACGAGCCGAGGGGTGAGAGGGCCCCTGGGAGTCCCCAGCGTCTGACTCTGAGTGTGAAACTGAAGTTGACGCTTGCTGCGGAACTTGGGGCCTCACtttctccatctgtgaaatggggacccTATCAACTGTGTCTACCTCATTCGTGCTCCCCTGAGTTAAAG GGCATCAGGCTCTCGCCTGAGAGCCAGCCTTCTCAAGCAATGGCTGTTTGTTCTCTCTCAGTCATCCCCAGGCCTAGAG